One region of Vairimorpha necatrix chromosome 10, complete sequence genomic DNA includes:
- a CDS encoding endonuclease, producing the protein MTLMITETVKKAMEAESAERTGFKRKLFRCYECGRIGHISRNCKYNRFNKGDSKYLVFKRSAMDHEECLSEDNYKKCKKEQREKRSREIIGERVEYMELDGLRRKYHEVFSDEEEEIKYCKLDKCRIKTEEGKVVKKKGQMVEQALIADTVEHIKSLERRKIIRRSVSEWRNPVRALRKPNGKIRLVSNLMALNDIVDKDPYELARIGDVTRGTQGSRFFTVIHIKDSFYHIGICEEDKHKTAFEFNGRVYEWNSMVIGTMNTIFDDLLGGGAEVYMDDVVIHAKTKRKHDELLKEVLKRFKKNNMKINISKIQFCKKEVKLLGVTLNGEDSQACEIKKNEALEYPAPANVSELRRFLGLTGWFRSFIKDYAKLTYHLTNALKGNGNNFEWAEEMQKEFESLKECLRNLKSLKIADYSKEFLQRKDASNVGMGAVLLQRNGLNEWVPVQWASKKFTPTESRYAITEKEMYAVFWGIKKFEYELRGRKFKIETDHKALSEIRNKANFNNDRINRWIEKIQDFDFTIECRKPEIMVVADSIGRIYTEEDSKKKQMEERAIKQQIGKWKKHVIVENGLNYRKFDNNKMADIPEEKDRPKLIEKYHELKGHRSMISVYYEMKSKYYWPGMKKDIEAELSKCEVCQINNRKKSGGCVFVATSRYLEKVAFDLIEYREEKKYIVVAIDYFTRRVWDRVIDAKTGEKIVEWVKEMCVQGKKPEEIITDNGKEFVNEGFRQLCKDLSIEHRKVSIEAHRSNGRVERVIGTLRKSIAKIEGKTFEERVMKSIEIYNLSYHSGIKYTPVEAVQGTTGKIMIENGPEGTYAKRFVARKREKFYRNQIVRVAKKENLGGQTKYMKGRFVDLGMILEVCPSDSYIVRLENGRIIKKRHYDLKGIERWE; encoded by the exons ATGACATTGATGATTACGGAAACAGTTAAGAAGGCCATGGAAGCGGAAAGTGCAGAAAGAACTGGATTTAAGAGAAAGCTTTTTAGATGTTATGAGTGTGGCAGAATAGGACATATTAGTAgaaattgtaaatataatagGTTTAATAAAGGTGATTCCAAGtatttagtttttaaaagatcAGCGATGGATCATGAAGAATGTTTAAGTGAAGATAATTATAAGAAGTGTAAAAAAGAGCAGAGAGAGAAGAGAAGCAGGGAAATTATAGGTGAGAGAGTTGAATATATGGAATTAGATGGATTGAGACGGAAGTATCATGAGGTATTTTCGGACGAAGAGGaggaaattaaatattgtaaGTTGGATAAATGCCGAATTAAAACCGAAGAGGGAAAAGTCGTAAAGAAGAAAGGACAAATGGTTGAACAAGCGCTTATTGCGGATACTGTAGAACATATTAAGAGTTTAGAAAGAAGGAAAATAATTAGAAGATCAGTATCGGAATGGCGGAATCCAGTAAGGGCGCTTAGGAAGCCAAATGGGAAGATAAGACTGGTAAGTAACTTAATGGCTTTAAATGATATAGTTGATAAGGATCCGTATGAATTGGCACGAATTGGAGATGTAACGCGGGGAACGCAGGGATCAAGGTTTTTTACTGTGATACATATTAAAGACAGTTTTTACCACATTGGGATTTGCGAAGAGGATAAGCATAAAACAGCTTTTGAATTCAATGGGAGAGTTTACGAGTGGAATAGTATGGTAATAGG GACAATGAATACGATTTTTGACGACCTGTTAGGAGGAGGAGCAGAGGTGTATATGGATGATGTAGTAATTCACGCAAAAACGAAAAGAAAGCACGATGAGCTGCTAAAAGAAGTTCTAAAACgatttaagaaaaataatatgaaaataaatatcagCAAGATACAATTCTGTAAAAAGGAAGTAAAGCTATTAGGGGTGACACTGAATGGAGAGGATTCTCAGGCGTgcgaaattaaaaagaatgaAGCGTTAGAATACCCAGCACCAGCAAATGTATCAGAAttaagaagatttttgGGATTAACTGGATGGTTTAgaagttttattaaagattACGCTAAGTTGACATACCATTTAACAAATGCGCTTAAGGGAAATGGGAATAACTTCGAGTGGGCGGAGGAAATGCAAAAAGAGTTTGAAAGTTTGAAAGAAtgtttaagaaatttaaaaagtttaaagaTAGCTGATTATAGTAAAGAATTTTTGCAGCGAAAAGATGCGAGCAACGTTGGCATGGGAGCTGTGTTATTGCAGAGAAACGGATTAAATGAGTGGGTTCCGGTACAGTGGGCTTCAAAAAAGTTTACGCCAACGGAAAGTAGATACGCGATAACAGAAAAGGAAATGTACGCAGTATTCTGGggaattaaaaagtttgaaTACGAACTCAGAGgaagaaaatttaagattGAGACAGACCATAAAGCCTTGAGTGAAATTAGGAACAAggcaaattttaataatgataGGATCAATAGGTGGATAGAGAAGATACAAGATTTTGACTTTACGATAGAATGCAGAAAACCGGAGATAATGGTTGTTGCAGATTCAATCGGCCGCATATATACGGAAGAAGATAGTAAGAAGAAACAGATGGAAGAACGTGCAATTAAGCAACAGATAGGTAAGTGGAAGAAACATGTAATCGTAGAGAATGGCTTGAATTATCGgaaatttgataataataaaatggCGGATATCCCTGAAGAAAAAGACAGGCCCAAATTGATAGAGAAATATCATGAATTGAAAGGACATAGAAGCATGATAAGTGTGTATTACGAGATGAAAAGCAAATATTATTGGCCGGGGatgaaaaaagatataGAAGCCGAACTTAGTAAATGTGAGGTGTGTCAGATTAATAATAGAAAGAAATCCGGGGGATGTGTTTTTGTAGCAACAAGCCGATATTTAGAAAAGGTAGCATTTGATTTGATTGAGTAtagagaagaaaaaaaatacattgtTGTAGCTATCGACTATTTTACGAGAAGAGTTTGGGACAGAGTAATTGACGCTAAGACAGGTGAGAAGATTGTTGAATGGGTTAAAGAAATGTGTGTCCAGGGGAAGAAGCCCGAAGAAATAATTACGGACAATGGTAAGGAGTTCGTTAACGAAGGGTTTAGACAACTATGTAAAGATCTAAGTATTGAGCACAGGAAAGTAAGCATAGAAGCTCATAGGAGCAATGGAAGAGTGGAGAGGGTTATTGGAACGTTGAGGAAGAGTATAGCCAAAATTGAAGGTAAAACATTCGAGGAAAGAGTTATGAAGAGCATtgagatttataatttaagttACCATAGTggaataaaatatacacCGGTAGAGGCTGTTCAAGGTACAACGGGAAAGATAATGATTGAAAACGGACCTGAAGGAACATACGCGAAGAGATTTGTTGCAAGGAAAAGAGAAAAGTTTTATAGAAATCAGATTGTCCGTGTTgcgaaaaaagaaaatttaggAGGTCAGACCAAGTATATGAAAGGAAGATTTGTTGATTTGGGAATGATATTGGAAGTATGCCCTAGTGACTCGTATATTGTTAGGCTTGAAAACGGAAggataattaaaaagaggcattatgatttaaaagGTATAGAGAGGTGGGAGTAA